The DNA region AATGGACTCTGAATTTTATATGTTCCTTTTTGCTCTAAGGTTTAATTTATAATATTTTTTATGTTAAAATCACGGCTTGGTAAAACTAACTTACTAGGAGCACGAATTGAGCGATTTAAGAAATATTCCACAAGTTGATAAGATCATAAAAAACGAAGCATTTTCAGGACTTGACACGAGTTTAGTCACTATGCTTGCAAGGCAAATTTTAGATGAGGTTAGAGCTAAAATTTTAAATGAAAACGCAAGCTTTAGTGGCGAAGAGATAATAAATTTGATCCTAGATGAGTATGATAAATTTAATGAAGCCAGCCTTCAAAGGGTACTAAATTTAACCGGCGTTGCCATACATACAAACCTCGCTAGAAGCGTTATAGATAAAGAAATTTTAAGCCGAGCGACGCCTGTTATCACAGGATACTCAAACCTTGAATACAACCTAAAAACAGGCAGTCGTGGCAATAGATACGACTATATCGGTGAGATGATCGCAAGAGCATTTGGTTTTGAAGACGCTATCGTTGTAAATAATAACGCAAGTGCTGTATTTTTGGTGCTAAATACCTTTGCAAAAGGCAGAGAAGTCGTCGTTAGCAGAGGCGAACTAGTCGAGATCGGCGGTAGTTTTAGAGTGCCAGAAGTTATGGCAAATGCGGGCTGCTTTTTGAAAGAGGTCGGCACTACGAACAAAACTAGGCCAAGAGACTACGAAGAGGCGATCAGCGATGAGACAGCGATGCTTGTAAAGGTTCATCGCTCAAATTTTGACATCGTTGGCTTTAGCGAAGAGACCACGGCAAATGAGCTAAGCGAGCTAGCAAGCAGGCAAAATTTGATAGATTATTTTGATCTTGGCAGTGGATTTTACGGAAATTTACCATTTAACTTAGACAAAAACGAGCCAGATCTAAAAAATTTAAAAGATGTTTCGCTAGTTAGTTTTAGCGGCGATAAGCTGCTTGGCGCGGTGCAGTGTGGTATCATCGTTGGCAAAAAAGAGCTCATCGCAAAACTTAGAAAAAACCAGCTTTTAAGGATGCTTCGCGTCGATAAAGTGATCATCTCGCTTTTGGCTGAGAGCATGAAAGCTTATCTAAACAAAGAATTTGAGCTAATCACAACGCAAAAACTACTTCACAAGAGCGTAAAAGAGCTTGAAAATTTAGCAAATTTTATAAATAAAAATTTAAAAACCCCGCTTGAGATAGTGCGCACACAAACCTTTGTAGGAGGCGGTGCGATGCCAAATAAAAAGATCCCAAGCGTGGCTTTGGCATTTGGCGGTGACGCAAATTTAAACGAGCTAAAATTTAGGCAAAAAAAGGTGATCGGCCGCATAGAAAATGATAAATTTTTACTTGATTTAAGAACACTTTTAGATGACGATGTAAATGAACTAATAAAAATAATAAATGAAACGGAAGAAAAATGAGTCTAATAATAGGAACAGCAGGGCATATCGACCACGGAAAAACCGCGCTTATAAAGGAACTAAACGGCTTTGAGGGGGACAATCTTGAAGAGGAGAAAAAGCGTGGCATAACGATCGATCTAAGCTTTTCAAATTTAAGTAAAAATGATGAAAATATCGCCTTTATCGATGTACCTGGGCATGAAAATCTCATAAAAACGATGATAAGTGGCGCGTATGGCTTTGACGCGTGTTTATTTGTAGTGGCAGCAAATGACGGCCTTATGCCTCAAAGCTTGGAGCACCTTGAAATTTTAAATCTCCTTGGCGTAAAATCCGTGATCGTGGCGCTTACAAAGTGTGACCTCGTAGATGAAGCGACTATAAATTTAAGAAAAAAAGAGATAAGAGATGAAATTTCTAAATTTAAAAACCTACAAATTTTAGAAATTTTTGCCGTTAGTATAAAGGATAAGGCAAGCATTGACGAGCTTAGAAACTACCTCTTTACATTAAGAGCTAAAAAGCGCGATGAAGATGGCGTTTTTAGATACTACATCGATAGGGTTTTTAGCCTAAAAGGTATCGGAAATGTCGTAACTGGCACCGTTATAGAGGGAAGCGTTAGTAAAAATGAGAAGCTTTTTAACTATGACGCCGGCAAAGAGGTGCTAGTAAGAAGTGTGCAAAGCCATGATAAATTCGTAGATAGCGCAGGGGTTAGCAGCCGTGTGGCGCTAAATCTAACTGGCACCCAGCTTAGCGAGTTAAAAAAAGGGCAGTTACTTAGTAAAAAAGGCTATTTTAGGGGATTTAGAGAGGTTGATGCGGTCGTAACTGCTAAAAATTTGATTCACTCGCAAAGCGTAACCTTTTGCGTAGGAGCTAAAAATGTGCCTGCAAAGGTGCTAATCCTTAGCCAAAAAGATGATAGCTACTTTGTTACCTTTAAATTTCAAAGCGATATGTTTTTGAAATTTGACGAGGCATTTGTGCTCATCTCAGATGCACGTGTGATAGGAGGTGGCAGAGTGCTAAATCCTGTGCTTGAGCCACTGAAGAAAGCTGGCAAAATTCTCTTTTTGGCTGCACTTTTAAAGCATGATTTCATTGGGGCATTTTCTATACTTAAAGAAGCCCACAAAAATGGTTTTGGCATCATCTCTTCTTATCAAAGGTTTGGACTAAGTCACGAAGAGGCCGTAAATGTGGCTAAAAAAGTCTCAAACGTCTTTGTTGATGAAAAAGCTTTAAATATCTACGATCTAAGCGCGGTTGAGCGGATAAAATCAGCCATTAAATTTATGATAGAAAAGAATGAATTTGCTGTCTTTTCAGCTCAAAGTATAAGCTTAAAGCTTGCTTGGGCTAGTCAAAATTTGGCTCAAAAAGCACTTGATGAGCTTGAAAGTATAAATTTAATCTCTAAAAATGATGGCGTCTATACAAAAAGGGGCGTTGATATAAGCAAACTAAAAGTAAGGCTTGAAGAGAAAATTTATGAAATTTTAGAAAGCGGAAAGCTAGCTCCTACGGCACCTTATAATATATATGATGAGCTGGAAATAGATAGGCTAAGTGGCGATAATGCACTTAAAAAACTAACTGCAATGGGCAGAGTTGTAAGGCTGGAGCATAATCTTTTTATCACTAGAAATTCGCTAAAAATGGCACTTGATAAGCTAAGAGAGATCATCAAAAATCAAGGCTTTGTAAATGTCACAAACGCCAAGGATGCACTAAATTTAAGCAGAAAATATGTAATCGCTTATCTTGAGCAACTTGACCTTGAGAGTGACATAATGAAGCAAGGAAATGATAGAGTCTTTCGTGGTTAGTATTCATTTACAAAAAGTAAATATAATCCGCCAAATTTTTAAAAAGGAAAAAAATGAAAAAAGTGGTTTTAGCCTCAATAATAGCGGCAACTAGCCTAATGGCAGCAAGCGATAAGCAAATAGAAGATTTTTACTCAGAAGTTTTTAAAAATCAAAATATCGATGGTGTTAATGTAAAAGTCGTAGAACGCACTAAAATTTTAGATGATATAGAAAAAGTAAGCTTAAAATTTAGCAAAGGAGATATGTCTCAAGAAGATGTGACTTTTGTTAAGGGCGATCTTATGTTTCCTGATGTTGTAAATTTAAAGGAGCAGAAGTCTTATTTGGCTGAAGAAAAAAAGGTAATCGCAGAAAAAGCAGCACTTGATTTAGTAAAATCACTAGCTAAAATTTATAAAAATGAAGACAAGGCAAATGTTGTAACTCTTGGTAATGATAGCAAAAAGCCAACTCTTATCATGTTTTCAGATCCTGAATGCCCATATTGTAGAGCCGAGCTAGCAAAGATCGAAACGACATTAAAAGACAATAATGTTGAAATCATCCTAACTCCCGTGCATGAACTATCATCTTTGCAAAAAAGTGCTTTGATCTATAAAGATATAAAAAATGCAAAAAGTGATAGCGATAAGGTTAAAATTTTAAGAAAGTATTTTTCTGAAGATTATAACGTAGATGAAAAAAATGTTAGTAAAGAAGAGAGCAACAAGATCGATACTCTACGAAAAAAATATTTCTCGGCTGGCGTTAGATCAGTGCCATTTATCATAAACAAAAGTGATCTAAAATAATCTTTTCTAGGGAGCTCTCCCTAGAATTTATACTTTAATTAGCCTTTCTCTCAAAATTCATAAAAGTTAAAATATTAAATATATTTTCTTATATTTTTAACAATAACTTAACATATTTAATTAAAGCTTTATATTTACTTTGATTATCTTGCAATTATGCTAAATTTACCGAGTTTAAATCTAGGCTATAAAAAGCCCTGAAATAGGCCTTGCAATATTTTAGAAATTCTAAAATATTGCAAATCATGAAGACCAATCAAACCAAATTCTCAAATTTTTAAGTTTGAGAGCTAAGGAGAAAAAATGCAAGGATCAAGAAGAGATTTTCTAAAAAAATCTCTAAAAGTCGGTGCTGCCGGCGGTGTACTCGCAGTCTCAGCCGTAGCAAAAGTGACTAGTGACGACTTAGCTCCTGATGACAATGGTGTCGTCGTTGGCAAGTCAAACAAAAAAGAGGTGCTTTATAAAAAAAGCAAGAACTGGGAAACCTACTATAAAATCGCTTACTAAGGGAGAAAACCATGAGTGATGCACGTATAGGAAGACGTTCATTTTTAAAGCTAGCCGCACTTGGTGCTGGAAGCACAATGGCTTTTGGAGAAAATGAAACGATAAGAAAAGCAAGTGATGAGGAGATAAAAAATCCTTTCCCTGGCTCAAAAAAGGTTAGAACGATTTGTTCTATTTGCTCAGCAGGCTGTGGTATCGAGGCTGAGGTAAAAGATGGTGTTTGGGTTCGTCAAGATATGGCGATGCATCATCCGATATCTCAGGGCTCACACTGCTCAAAAGGTATCGATCAGATCGACCTTACACACAGCAAACAACGTATCAAATATCCTATGAAAAAAGTTGATGGTAAATGGCAAAGAATTTCATGGGATCAAGCTGTAAATGAGATCGGCGATAAGATGCTTCAGATCCGCAAAGAAGATGGTCCTGATAGTGTTGTTTTCTTAGGATCTGCGAAATTTAACAATGAGCAAGCATATTACTTTAGAAAATTTTGTGCATTTTGGGGTACAAACAGTAACGATCACGTAGCAAGAATTTGACATAGCGCAACAGTCGCCGGTGTGGCGAATACTTGGGGTTATGGCGCGATGACAAACCACTTTGGAGATATGGCTGCAAACTCAAAATGTATATTTATCATTGGAGCAAACCCAGCTGTGGCAAACCCAGTTGGTGGCATGAAGCACACTTTACAAGCAAAAGATAGAAACAATGCAAAAGTAATTGTAGCTGATCCAAATTTTACAAAGACAGCTGCACATGCTGATCTTTATTTGAGACAAAGATCAGGAACTGATATTGCACTTGTTTATGGTCTTATTCACATTATTCTCAAAAATGGCTGGGAAGATAAAGAATTTATAGAAAATAGAACTTACGGTATTGATGAGATAAGAAAAGAGGCTGAGCACTGGACACCAGAGGTTACATCTGATGTTACTGGAGTACCAGTTGATAAGCTACTAAAAGCTGCAGAAATCCTAGCTCATACAAAACCGGGTACTGTTGTTTGGGCACTTGGCATTACTCAACACTCAGTTGGTACATCAAATACAAGAATTTTACCTATCCTTCAACTAATTCTAGGAAATATGGGTAAAGCAGGCGGTGGCTGTAATATCATTCGTGGTCACGACAATGTTCAAGGCTCAACTGATATGTGCAACCTTTCAGATAGCTTGCCAATGTATTATGGCTTAACTGATGCAGCATGGAAATATTACTGCAAAGGCTGGGGCGTTGATTATGATGAATTTATTAAACGCTTTGCAGTCTCAACAAAAGAGCCAAAACAAGGTGGCGCTCCTGTTAAAAACACAGTCTTTGAAGAGTATTATTACCACGATCCTAAACATCCAGAAGATAGAAACTGGAGAAACGAAAAAGGCTGGTCACTTTCAAAATGGTGGCAAGGCGTCTTGAAAGAGGAAAATACATTTAGTAGTGGTGCATTAAGAGTTCTTTGGGTTCAAGGAACTGGTCTAACATCTATGGCGCACCTAGCTAAAATTCAAGAAGCAGCTTCAAAACTAGATATGATCGTTGTGGCTGAGCCATTTGTAAATGAAATTTCTATCCTTTCAGATAGAAAAGATGGCGTTTATATCTTGCCAGTAGCGACTGCATTTGAAAATGAAGGTCACTTAAGTGCTACAAACCGCTCAGGACAATGGAGAACAAAAGTTGTTGATCCACTTTATGAGAGCAAGGGCGATCACGAAGTGATGTTCTTGTTTGCTAAGAAATTTGGCTTTTACGATGAATACGTAAAAGGCATGAAAATGGGTATCGTAGATCGTGAAATAAAACAAGTAAAAGATGACTTTGTATGGCCTGATGATGCGACAAATGAGATAGCAAGAATTGGAAATTCTATAGGTTATGGTGGTAGAACAGCCGAGATGTTTAGACGCCATCAAGCAAACTGGGATAAATTTGATCCAGATACGCTAATAGGTATTGGCGGTGAAGTCAAAGGCGAATACTACGGTAAACCATGGCCAGCATGGGATGAAAAACACCCTGGAACACCAATACTATATGATATGAGCAAGCCTTATGTTGAAGGTGGTTCAGGCTTTAGAAATCGCTTTGGTCTAGAGCATAATGGCGTTAGTCAGCTAGCTAGCGAAGAGACAACACTTGTTGGCTCAGCTATAAAAGGTGGCTATCCACAAATCACAAAAGAGAATATAGAAAAAGTCTTAGGTATAACTCTAACTGAAGAAGAGAAAGCTAAGATGGGACCAAGCTGGAGCATGGATTATAGTGGTATTATCTTTGAAAAATGCCGTGAAAAAGGTGTTGTGCCTTATGGTAATGCAAGGGCAAGAGCTATCGTTTGGGAATTCCTCGATCCTATTCCAAAACATAGAGAGCCTGTTCACTCACCACGCTGGGATCTTGTTCAAAAGTATCCGACATTTGAAGATCAAGCTAGAAATTTCCGTGTTTCTACTAAGTTTAAGTCAGAGCAACAAGCAAAAGATTGGTCGAAAGAATTTCCTATCGTATTTAGTACGCAACGCGTCGTAAACCTAAGTGGTGCTGGTATGATCGAAAGAACTAGTAAATATCTATCAGCTATCACGCCAGAGATGTTTGCTAATGTTAATCCAGAGCTAGCTTTAAAATACGGCATAAAAGACCGCGATATGATGTGGATCCATAGTCCACAAGGCACAAAGATCAAAGTAAGATGCTATCACAGCCAGATGGTAACTCCAGATAGAATTTGTATGCCATACAACTTCGCTGGTATTATGCAAGGCGTTGATCTTTCAGCTCGCTATCCAGAGGGTACTAAGCCTTATGTTATCGGTGAGAGCTTTAACACAGTTACTAACTACGGATTTGACCCAGTTACTCAAATTTCAGAGTTTAACGCAGGTCTTTGCCGTATAGAAAAAGCTGAGGAAAATACATTTAAAACATCGTTTTTCCATGAATATGGCGAGAGAGACGCCATGGGTAAAGAGTAAGGAGGAATAAAATGGCAAGAATGAAATTTTTCGTAGATACTGATAGATGTATTAGTTGTTATGGTTGCCAAGTTGCTTGCTCTTCTGCTCATGAACTTCCAGTGGGAATTTACAGAAGAAAGGTCATTACACTTCACGATGGTATCGAAGGTAAAGAGGTCTCAACTACTATTGCATGCCAACACTGTACTGATGCACCTTGTGAGCAAGTTTGCCCGGTTGATTGTTTCTACATTAGAGCCGATGGCATCGTGCTTCATGATAAAAATATATGCATAGGCTGTGGTTACTGCTTATATGCTTGTCCGTTTGGTGCACCACAGTTCCCTAAAGATGGAGCATTTGGTGTAAAGGGCGTTATGGATAAATGTACAATGTGTGCAGGC from Campylobacter concisus includes:
- the selA gene encoding L-seryl-tRNA(Sec) selenium transferase, with amino-acid sequence MSDLRNIPQVDKIIKNEAFSGLDTSLVTMLARQILDEVRAKILNENASFSGEEIINLILDEYDKFNEASLQRVLNLTGVAIHTNLARSVIDKEILSRATPVITGYSNLEYNLKTGSRGNRYDYIGEMIARAFGFEDAIVVNNNASAVFLVLNTFAKGREVVVSRGELVEIGGSFRVPEVMANAGCFLKEVGTTNKTRPRDYEEAISDETAMLVKVHRSNFDIVGFSEETTANELSELASRQNLIDYFDLGSGFYGNLPFNLDKNEPDLKNLKDVSLVSFSGDKLLGAVQCGIIVGKKELIAKLRKNQLLRMLRVDKVIISLLAESMKAYLNKEFELITTQKLLHKSVKELENLANFINKNLKTPLEIVRTQTFVGGGAMPNKKIPSVALAFGGDANLNELKFRQKKVIGRIENDKFLLDLRTLLDDDVNELIKIINETEEK
- the selB gene encoding selenocysteine-specific translation elongation factor encodes the protein MSLIIGTAGHIDHGKTALIKELNGFEGDNLEEEKKRGITIDLSFSNLSKNDENIAFIDVPGHENLIKTMISGAYGFDACLFVVAANDGLMPQSLEHLEILNLLGVKSVIVALTKCDLVDEATINLRKKEIRDEISKFKNLQILEIFAVSIKDKASIDELRNYLFTLRAKKRDEDGVFRYYIDRVFSLKGIGNVVTGTVIEGSVSKNEKLFNYDAGKEVLVRSVQSHDKFVDSAGVSSRVALNLTGTQLSELKKGQLLSKKGYFRGFREVDAVVTAKNLIHSQSVTFCVGAKNVPAKVLILSQKDDSYFVTFKFQSDMFLKFDEAFVLISDARVIGGGRVLNPVLEPLKKAGKILFLAALLKHDFIGAFSILKEAHKNGFGIISSYQRFGLSHEEAVNVAKKVSNVFVDEKALNIYDLSAVERIKSAIKFMIEKNEFAVFSAQSISLKLAWASQNLAQKALDELESINLISKNDGVYTKRGVDISKLKVRLEEKIYEILESGKLAPTAPYNIYDELEIDRLSGDNALKKLTAMGRVVRLEHNLFITRNSLKMALDKLREIIKNQGFVNVTNAKDALNLSRKYVIAYLEQLDLESDIMKQGNDRVFRG
- a CDS encoding thioredoxin domain-containing protein, with product MKKVVLASIIAATSLMAASDKQIEDFYSEVFKNQNIDGVNVKVVERTKILDDIEKVSLKFSKGDMSQEDVTFVKGDLMFPDVVNLKEQKSYLAEEKKVIAEKAALDLVKSLAKIYKNEDKANVVTLGNDSKKPTLIMFSDPECPYCRAELAKIETTLKDNNVEIILTPVHELSSLQKSALIYKDIKNAKSDSDKVKILRKYFSEDYNVDEKNVSKEESNKIDTLRKKYFSAGVRSVPFIINKSDLK
- a CDS encoding twin-arginine translocation signal domain-containing protein — translated: MQGSRRDFLKKSLKVGAAGGVLAVSAVAKVTSDDLAPDDNGVVVGKSNKKEVLYKKSKNWETYYKIAY
- a CDS encoding formate dehydrogenase subunit alpha, encoding MKKVDGKWQRISWDQAVNEIGDKMLQIRKEDGPDSVVFLGSAKFNNEQAYYFRKFCAFWGTNSNDHVARIUHSATVAGVANTWGYGAMTNHFGDMAANSKCIFIIGANPAVANPVGGMKHTLQAKDRNNAKVIVADPNFTKTAAHADLYLRQRSGTDIALVYGLIHIILKNGWEDKEFIENRTYGIDEIRKEAEHWTPEVTSDVTGVPVDKLLKAAEILAHTKPGTVVWALGITQHSVGTSNTRILPILQLILGNMGKAGGGCNIIRGHDNVQGSTDMCNLSDSLPMYYGLTDAAWKYYCKGWGVDYDEFIKRFAVSTKEPKQGGAPVKNTVFEEYYYHDPKHPEDRNWRNEKGWSLSKWWQGVLKEENTFSSGALRVLWVQGTGLTSMAHLAKIQEAASKLDMIVVAEPFVNEISILSDRKDGVYILPVATAFENEGHLSATNRSGQWRTKVVDPLYESKGDHEVMFLFAKKFGFYDEYVKGMKMGIVDREIKQVKDDFVWPDDATNEIARIGNSIGYGGRTAEMFRRHQANWDKFDPDTLIGIGGEVKGEYYGKPWPAWDEKHPGTPILYDMSKPYVEGGSGFRNRFGLEHNGVSQLASEETTLVGSAIKGGYPQITKENIEKVLGITLTEEEKAKMGPSWSMDYSGIIFEKCREKGVVPYGNARARAIVWEFLDPIPKHREPVHSPRWDLVQKYPTFEDQARNFRVSTKFKSEQQAKDWSKEFPIVFSTQRVVNLSGAGMIERTSKYLSAITPEMFANVNPELALKYGIKDRDMMWIHSPQGTKIKVRCYHSQMVTPDRICMPYNFAGIMQGVDLSARYPEGTKPYVIGESFNTVTNYGFDPVTQISEFNAGLCRIEKAEENTFKTSFFHEYGERDAMGKE
- the fdh3B gene encoding formate dehydrogenase FDH3 subunit beta; amino-acid sequence: MARMKFFVDTDRCISCYGCQVACSSAHELPVGIYRRKVITLHDGIEGKEVSTTIACQHCTDAPCEQVCPVDCFYIRADGIVLHDKNICIGCGYCLYACPFGAPQFPKDGAFGVKGVMDKCTMCAGGPEPTNSHEERELYGQNRMAEGKVPMCAAVCATNALLVGDAAEVSNVYRKRVMLRNTGLNA